CTTTGAATCCTTAGCCATTCTAAATCAAAATGTTTTTCTGGTTTAAGTTGACTTTACTTAACGAAGTAGGCCACTCACGTAAAGACCAGAAAAACATTCCATCTGAGTCATCCTGGATTCCGACCATTTTCTTTTCTCGTTAGCCGTTCCGTTCAAGACTGAATTTTAAAATCTGCTATTGTATCTACTTTGGAGAGAAATAGATATGAGTTCAGAAATCAGAGCGAAAAACCTCGCAGAATTGTTTTACGAAAGTGCGAGTAAGTATGGGGACAAACCAGCATTTGGAACCAGGAACCATCTAAAACAATTTGATACGGTGAGTTTTCAGGAAGTATATGATACGGGACTTGCTCTTGCCACTGGGCTCATCGAACTTGGATTAAAGGCTCGCGAACATGTCGCAGTTCTTTCCGACAATAGAAAGGAATGGATCATAACCAATTACGGAATTATTCTTTGTGGGGCTGCGGATGTTCCTCGTGGTACTGACGTAACCGATGGTGACATTCGTTACATTCTTCCCCATTCGGATGCAAAGATGGTCTTTGTAGAAAATGAAACTACACTTCGGAAAATTGAGAAAAATTTTGAGAATCTGCCAAACATAACCCATGTGATTCTTATGGATGAAAAATCTACGATCAAAAACACAGAACTAAGTTTCGGTGAAAAAGTAGAAAGTTATCAAAAGGCTCAAACAGTTTTTAATGTCATTCATTTGAGTGAGCTAATTACAAAAGGGAAAAGGTTGCGAGGATTAGGTGATAAAAAGGTCGAAGAACGAATCTCGACAATTAGTCCTGATGATTTATTTACTATCATTTACACTTCTGGAACTACGGGAGAACCCAAAGGTGTTATGTTAACTCATAAAAATATGATTTCGCAAATAAGGAATATTCCAATGACCATTGGTCCCAAGGATCGATTTCTTTCCATCCTACCTGTCTGGCATAGTTTTGAAAGAGTTTTCCAAATGGGAACAATTGCTATGGGTGCTTGTCAGTATTATACAAATGTTAGAAATATACGTGAAGATTTATCGATTGTAAAACCTACTTTTATGGCATCCGCACCAAGACTTTGGGAAAATTTATATCAGGCGATGCAGGCAAAGGTAGAGAGTAGCTCTCTTGTTAAAAAAATATTATTTAAAGCAGCTTACAATTCTGCTCTTCCTATACAAAGGTCGTTTCATTTTTTTAAAGGGAATCTCTTGGATCTTAAAGGTCGAAATTTGATCCAGTCTCTATCGTTTGTTATATTGTCTATCTATAGGATAATCATATTCATTCTTCCTTATTTTATCCTTGATACGATGGTTTTAAGGAAGATTCGGCAAGTGACCGGCGGGAAATTAAGAGGCACTGTTTCCGGAGGTGGATCTTTGCCTTTTCATATAGATGAATTTTTTAATACCATCGGAATCCCTGTCTTTGAGGGATATGGACTCACTGAAACTTCACCAGGTCTTGCTTTTCGAACCCCAAAACATTTGGTTGTGGGGAGTGTTGGACCTTTATTCCCTGAAACAGAAATTCAATTGAAGGATATTGAGACGGGTGCAATCTTATACCCTCCTAAAAAAGGAATCAAAGGGGAAATCTATGTACGCGGACCTCAGATCATGAAAGGTTATTATAAACGGCCTGACGTTACTGCTAAGGTTTTATCAAATGATGGTTGGTTGAACACGGGAGATCTTGGGATTATGACCTACAATCATACTCTAAAGATCGTTGGTAGAAGCAAAGAAACAATTGTATTGCTCAATGGAGAGAATATAGAGCCAGTGCCCATTGAAAATAAACTCATCCAATCTCCACTTATAGACCATGTGATGGTTGTCGGGCAAGATCAGAAATTTCTAGGTGCTTTGATTTTACCTAGCCTTGGAGTTTTTTTAGAGTATGGATCCACTTATGAAGAACTGGCAAAGAACAAAAAGGTTCAAGAAAGAATTGAAAAAGAAGTAAAAACTATCATTCGAATAGAGAATGGATTTAAGAGTTTTGAAAAAATTGGTGAAGTCAGACTTTTGCCAAAAACCTTTGATGTAGGTGATGAATTGTCTGCAAAACTTTCAATGAAGAGGCATATCATTACAGCAAAATACCAATCGCTGATTGATTCCATGTATATGGAAAAAGTAAAAGCATCTGTTGATTAAAAGAAAAAATAATTTTCTTTTAGCTAAATTTTGAAAAGCCTTAGGTCGTGAGATCTGAGGCTTTTTTGTTTTAAGAGGAAAAAAAATTCGTTTATGCGATTTTTCCCATACGCTTTAATACATGTTCCGCCATACCACCGGCAAGCTGCTGTTCACTGAGAAAAATTTTTCCTATTTGTTCTTCCGTCCACAACTTGGCTTCGTCCTCATTGTGTGTGCGAATCACAGTTTCAATTTTTGGATTCAATTTACGTGCAATCTCAACCATTTGGCGTACATGGAATGTGTTTGATGTAGCAGCAACTAACAAACTAGCATGGGCAATATGTGCCTGAACTAATACATTGGGATCGGAGGCATCACCGCATACAGCGGGTATCTCTCGTGTTCGCAATTTTTCGACTATCTCGCGGTTTGATTCCGCAACCACATAAGGAATCTTATGTTCATCTAGAATATTGGCGATTCGTTTTCCTACTCGACCATAACCAACTAACACTACTTGGCCGGATAAAAAGACATTGTCCGTTGACATTGGTAACATCGAAAGAGGGTCGTCTGGCATTTCTAGTTTGCGTGCAAATGAGGAATGTTTGCGGATCCATTTTTGTAATGGTTCTAGTGCCGTAAATAAGGTAGAATTGAATGCAATAGATACCAGCGCACCTGCTACAATTAGGTTTCTACCCTCTATATCCAAAAGACCAAGGCTCACACCTAGGCCCGCTAAAATAAAAGAGAATTCACCAATTTGGGCAAGACTGGCACCTACAGTCAAAGCAGTATTTAGTGGATAACGAAAGATAAGCACAAGTGCAATGGCGACGAGTGTTTTTCCAAACATAATGATGGCAATTACGGTAATTACTTTTAATGGTTGATCCACTAAAATATGTGGATCAAAAATCATCCCAACGGAAACAAAAAACAATACAGCGAAGGCATCACGAAGCGGCAATGACTCTTCGGCAGCACGATGACTGAATTCAGATTCTCGTAACATCATACCTGCAAAAAAAGCACCCAGGGCAAATGACACGTCGAATAACAAAGCAGAACCGTAGGCAACACCGACTGCGGTGGCAACTACACACAGACTAAATAGTTCTCGTGAACCCGTGCCAGTAACCCACCATAACAATTTGGGCAGCAGACGTTTTCCCACAACCAACATAACTGTAACAAAGGTGATGACTTTGGCGAGAGTGATGACAAGTGTGAGCATTATATTGGCATCGGTTGGCTGGTGGATACCATCAGCCTTGCTTCCCATGATTCCAGCTAATGGTGGTAGTAATACCAAGACAAGGACCATGACTAGATCCTCTACAACCAACCAACCAATGGCGATGCGCCCATTGATACTATCAAGGACTCCTCTGGCCTCCAGTGCTTTTAGTAACACGACTGTACTGGCAACAGATAGAGCCAATCCAAAGACAAGGGCTTCTCCCCAGCTGCCTCCCCAAAATAGGATGGCGCCGGCACCTAGTATGGTTGCCATTAAAATTTGTACAATGGCGCCTGGAATGGCAATCCGTTTTACAGACATTAAGTCTTCGATGGAGAAGTGGAGTCCAACGCCAAACATAAGCAACATGACTCCAATTTCAGCAAGTTGAGCAGTGAGTTCCGCATCTGCAACGAATCCAGGGACGTAAGGACCAACGATGATACCGGCAATTAAATATCCCACGAGTGGCGGCATTCGTAGGCGGATTGCGAGAAATCCCAAGATCATTGCCAAACCAAAGCCGACGGCAACAGTAGAAATTAGATTCACTTCATGGGGCATGTAAAAATTAGACTAATACGAGTCCTCTTCTTACAATCTTTTTTTCCTGTGAGGAATTCTGAAACGATTCTAATAGAGCCTGCACGTTTGTGAATTGTAGCGATTGGATCGACGGAACAAACTGCACTTTCAGTCATTGGTCTAGATCCATTATTTCAATAAGCCACATCTCTAATTTTTTAGTAATATGAAACTTATTTATCAATGGTTTTACTTCTTTTTGGTATTGGCGATGTGTAGTTTTGAAAACCTTTCCTTAGATTCACCTAACAAATAGTAGTTTGTAAAATGAGGTCACTGCGCA
This genomic stretch from Leptospira congkakensis harbors:
- the ybaL gene encoding YbaL family putative K(+) efflux transporter, with product MPHEVNLISTVAVGFGLAMILGFLAIRLRMPPLVGYLIAGIIVGPYVPGFVADAELTAQLAEIGVMLLMFGVGLHFSIEDLMSVKRIAIPGAIVQILMATILGAGAILFWGGSWGEALVFGLALSVASTVVLLKALEARGVLDSINGRIAIGWLVVEDLVMVLVLVLLPPLAGIMGSKADGIHQPTDANIMLTLVITLAKVITFVTVMLVVGKRLLPKLLWWVTGTGSRELFSLCVVATAVGVAYGSALLFDVSFALGAFFAGMMLRESEFSHRAAEESLPLRDAFAVLFFVSVGMIFDPHILVDQPLKVITVIAIIMFGKTLVAIALVLIFRYPLNTALTVGASLAQIGEFSFILAGLGVSLGLLDIEGRNLIVAGALVSIAFNSTLFTALEPLQKWIRKHSSFARKLEMPDDPLSMLPMSTDNVFLSGQVVLVGYGRVGKRIANILDEHKIPYVVAESNREIVEKLRTREIPAVCGDASDPNVLVQAHIAHASLLVAATSNTFHVRQMVEIARKLNPKIETVIRTHNEDEAKLWTEEQIGKIFLSEQQLAGGMAEHVLKRMGKIA